DNA from Deltaproteobacteria bacterium:
AAGTCATCGCCAATGGCATTTCCATTCCCTTATGGCCGAGTGCTGTCGCGGCCGTAATTTTTGGAGTCCTCGCATACATGCTCTGGCAGGAGAATCGCCCGGAAAAGTAGTCCCTCGTCCCCATCATCATAAACCATATCCCTTTCCCTGTAATTTCGATCTGTCCCATGTGTCATTTCGACCGCCCTGCCCCCTTGTCATTTCGAGCCCCCCTGTCATTTAGAAAGAACGAAGTGACTGAGAAATCTTATCCCATTTCATAATCAACCTCCACTCATCCCCCTTTGTAAAGGGGGCCGGGGGGATTTCCTCATGTAACTTTTTTTAGAAACAATTTTAAAAATACCTTGCATTACGCACCCACAAAGGGTACAATTGCACCCATCATGGGTACAGCACTGAAAATTGATCAACTTGGTACAACTCTTTTCGGCAAGACTCGCCGCGCGATTCTTACCTTGCTTTACAGTCATGTCGATGAAAGTTTTTATCTCCGTCAACTGACCCGGTCAGCAGGTGTTGGCATGGGCGCCGTGCAGAGAGAACTTAAAGCACTTGTTGATGCAGGAATTATAAGTCGCAATGTTCAGGGCCACCAGGTCTATTATCAGGCCAATTCACAGAGCCCTATCTTCAAGGAACTCAAGAGCCTTGTGATGAAAACGGCTGGCGTGGGCGATGTATTGCGGACCGCGTTAGCCCCACTTGCTGACCGTATTGATGCGGCATTTATTTATGGTTCTATCGCCCGCGGTGAAGAAAGAAAAAGCAGTGACATAGACGTTTTGATCGTGGGCAATGTGACTTTTGCAGAAGTCACTTCTGCATTGAGCAGTGCCCAGGAAACCATTGGTCGTGAAATCAATCCTACCGTCTATCCCCGTACCGAGTTTCTGTCTAAGGTACGCGCGGGACATCATTTTCTTAGTTCTGTTCTTGGTGGCGAGAAGCTTTTTTTGATAGGAGACAAAGATGAGCTTGAAAGAATGGTTGAATAACGGTTGGCTGGCAGATCATAAAACAAGTCCGCAAGAGATTACTAATTTTTTTAAAGCGGTGGACCGGGATCTTGCAGATGCCAAGGCATCGGGATTGTCTCCTGACTGGAAATTAAATATCGCGTATAGCGCTGCCCTCTATTTAGCAAATGCGGCATTGGCCGCAGAGGGCTACAGAGTTGCGCGTGATTCGCATCATTATCGAGTTATCCAATCGCTTACTTTCACAATTCGCGCGGAGCCCGCGTTTGTTGCACAATTGGATCGTTTCAGAAAAAAAGGAATATTGGAACCTATGAAATTGCTGGCGCCGTATCCGATCAGGAAGCTGAGGAGATGATCATGCTCGCAGTAAACCTTCGCAAGCAAGTTGAAGAATGGCTCAGAGAGAATCACCCAGGATTGCTCAGCGGAAAAAGCTGAGTCCACCCCCCCTGTCATTTCGAAGGAACGAAGTGACTGAGAAATCTTCCCTCTCTGTCATCCCGGACTTGATTAGCCTGCCCCGTACTTGATACGGGGAGAGCCAGATTTCTTTGTCCCTTGGACCTTGAACCTTGTCCCTTCTTCACAGAATCACGAAAAATAACTTAACGGATTGCATATTTAGATATATTTTTCACTCCAAATTGAGCGATCGGCCGCATACCGGGCACTTGCCGCCAGGCGGCAGGTCGGTTTTCCTGAATTCCAAGGTGCAGTGCCCGCAGGTGATAAACGGCGAGGTCTCGGCGGGGCGTTGATGTTGTTCTTTTTCCGAGACGACAGCCCGCTCCTTGGCCTTGAGCGCCTTTTGAGCCAGTTCCGTGCGGACTTCCGGGGTAAGCGAACGTCTGACGGCGTTGAGCATATGGTCAGCCATGATCCGTGTTGCGATGCGGACATAGGTTAAGTGGTAGCCGCCCTCCGGGTCTTTCCATTGAATGCAGAGACGGTAAGCCTCGCGAATAGTGGATTTCGGAAACAGGAAAGCCAGCGGACCCAGGAGCAGAAATCGGCCCATGGTGGGGCGTCTTTGGACCGAGGAATCGTCGAGGAGCGAGACATCGACCACGCCGTCGAGGGGAATGCGTCCGAGTTCTTTTTCGCCGTCGTATAGGATGAGGGCTTCGTGGGTTGACAGGCAGGCGACCATCCTGTCGGCCGGGACGGCGTCCAGCAGATCTTGCAAATTAGGGACACCTCCCCTATTAATATCTCCAGTTACAGTGTTCATTATAATGTGAAATCTACGTGAAACATAGTATCATGTCCATTATTTCTTTCAGGAACAGAAAGCACATTAGTATAGGACTATTCAGTCTGCAGAATTAAGGGAGGGGGAAATGAACCCCCCCATTCCGAAAACATCGCAACCACCGCCCTCTTCCACTTTCCGCCTTGTCATCCCGGACGTGATCCGGAGGCATCCATACAACTATCTTACAGTCCCCGTAGTTCCGAACGTATTGTACAACGTTACTGAACAGTTGATAATTACCATAGAAATAAACAGAGATATAATGTAATATAAAAAAGGAGGAATAAAAAATGAAAGGTAAAATTAAAAGAAAAACACCTGAGATTGTGTTCCGAAATGGAAAACCGTCTGCAGTCATTATGGACATTAAAGACTACCGGGAAATTTTAGAACGCTTGGAAGACACAGAAGATCTCAAGATGCTTGATGATATGAGAAAGAAACCCCTGAAGTTCAAAAAAGTGGATGATTTTTTAAATGAGGTAGACCGACGTGTATGAGGTCTACATTGAGCGTGCAGCAGAAAAGGATTTAAAGAAACTTCCAGCAGAAGATTTCTTCCATCGTATTATTTCCACAATTAAAGCCCTCTCAGATGAACCAAGACCCTCCGGATGCAGGAAAATTACCGGCTCGAAAAGCGACTGGAGAATTCGTGTAGGCGAATATCGAATAATTTATGAGATCAATGAAAAGGAAAAAGCGGTAAGAATATTTAGAGTAAAACATCGGCGCGATGCTTACCGATACGTAAAGGAATAACTTATTCCGTCATTCCGGCTGAAAACATCGCAGTCTCCGCCCCCCCTGTCATCCCACCTTGACCCTTGAACCTTTCACCTCTTCTCTTCTGTCATTCCACCTTGCACCTTGTCCCTTGCCCCTTTCACCTTGAACCTTTAACCTTGTCCCACCTTCACAGAAGCACGAAAAACAACTTGACTGATTCCATATTCAGGTATACTTTTCACTTAAATTTCAAGCGGATATTGAACCCAAAATTACAAAACTCTGTTTATCCATCGTTTAGGATGAAGCGTCTCACTGCGCAACTACAGGAGCAAATGGCAGAAGGCCGCAAACTCGATACCACCATCATGGCCAATCCGAAGGAACTGGGGTATGGCAATTGAACGCGGTTTTGTACCTTGAGGTTCCAATTTGGCACCTCAAGTTTGGAGGAAAAATGAAGTCACTTATTCCAGTTGAGATTATCGAGAAGAAGATTCTGCTGCTTAGAGGCGAAAAGGTGATGTTAGACGCTGATCTTGCGGAACTTTACGCCGTGGAAACAAAGATGCTAATCAGGGCAGTTAAGAGGAATATTGACCGGTTTCCGTCGGATTTTATGATTCAACTCGATAAAGAAGAGTTTAAAAACTTGAGGTTCCAATTTGGCACCCCAAGCCTTTGGGGTGGTCGTCGCTATCCCCCTTATGCCTTCACTGAACAAGGCGTAGCCATGTTATCCAGCGTGCTGAATAGTGAGCGCGCCGTGCAGGTGAACATTGCGATAATGCGTACATTCGTAAAGTTGCGTGAGATGATCGCTTCGCATAAAGACCTTGCCAAACGGCTCGATGCCCTTGAAAAGAAGTACGATGCCCAATTCAAGGTTGTCTTTGATGCCATCCGCCAACTGATGGAACCAGCAAAGACAAAACGGCGGCGGATCGGATTCCTTGGAGAAAACGGCAAAGCATGAAGGAACAAGACGACAATTCGCCCCCTGTCATTCCACCTTGAACCTTGTCCCTTGTCCCTTGAACCTTTCACTTTGAACCTTGTCCCACCTTCACAGAATCTCACGAAAAACCACTTGACGAATTCCATATTTAGGTATACTTTCCACTTAAATTTCAAGTGGATATTAAGGACAATATCGCAACACCCCTTTAACTCAGCAATGAAGAGGGACACATGGACTGATCACTGAAACCCCGTATCTCATCCAACAACAGAGAACGGGGTTTTGTATATTTACTGCCATGCATGGCAGTAAACAAGTATTAATAAGGATGCTGATGACTACGGATTTATCATTCATAACTAACGAAAAAAATCAAAGCCTGAAAGACAGATTTGAAGTGTTGATTAAAGACACTTCTTTTTTTGATTGCCTCGTTGGTTATTTCTATACCAGCGGCTTTCATGCCCTGTATAGAGCGCTGGAAAAAACAGAAAAAATCCGAATTCTGATTGGCATAAGCACCAACAGACAGACCTTTGATTTGCTCGATAAAGCCAGTAAACAAAAACAGCAAGTCATTGAATTTTCACACGCCGAGACTAAGGAAGAAGTTGAAAAGCAGATAGAACAAGAGTTGGCTGATTCAGAAGACAATAGAGAAGTCGAAGAAGGGGTCAATAAGTTTATTGATTGGGTCAGGGATAGAAAATTGGAAATCAGAGCTTATCCCTCACAAAACATCCACGCCAAACTTTATATTATGACTTTTTATGAAGGCGACAGAGATGTCGGGCGGGTAATTACCGGCTCCAGCAATTTCACCCAGGCGGGACTCATTGACAATCTGGAATTCAATGTTGAGTTGAAAAACCGCAGTGACTATGAATTTTCCCGCCAAAAGTTTGATGAATTATGGAAAGATGCTGTCGATGTCAGCGAAAAATATGTTCAGACAATTGAGGAGAAGACCTGGCTCAGTCAGAATATAACTCCCTATCAACTTTATCTGAAATTTCTCTATGAATATTTCAAGGATGAACTCAGCCAGACCGATGAGGTGTTCGTAAAATATCTTCCGCCGGAGTTTAAAAAACTTGAATATCAGGAGCAGGCTGTTTTAAACGCCAAAAAAATCCTGCTGGAATACGGCGGCGTTTTCATTTCCGATGTCGTAGGGTTAGGCAAGACTTACATTTCCGCCATGCTGGCAGGACAGCTTGACGGCAGATCGTTGGTTATTGCCCCGCCGATGCTTCTGGAAAAGGCCAATCCCGGCTCCTGGCCCAATGTGTTTTCTGACTTTCGTTTGTCTGCCGACTTTGAATCCCTCGGGAAACTGGACGACCTGCTCTACAGGGGCACTGAAAAATACACCAACATCATTATCGATGAAGCGCACCGTTTCCGCACAGAAACAACTATGACTTACGAGAAACTGGCAGAAATCTGCCGCGGCAAAAGAGTTATTCTGGTAACCGCCACACCTTACAACAATGCGCCGAAAGATATCCTTAGCCTGCTTAAGCTGTTTCAGCCGGCCAAGAAAAGCACCATCCCCAACCTTCCCGATCTGGAAGGATTTTTCAGCCGCCTCGACCAGAAACTGAAGAAACTGGACCGCCAGAAAGATTATGATAAATACATCCTTACCGTAAAAGAAAATGCCCGGGAAATCAGGGAAAAGGTTTTGAAATACTTAATGGTGCGCCGCACCCGCACTGAAATTGAAAAGTATTTTTCCAAGGATATTACCCAGCAAGGATTGAAATTCCCCGGCGTTGAAAAGCCCACTCCGCTCTTTTATGAACTCAATGAGAAAGAGGATGAGATATTCGGTAAGACTATCGCACTGATCGCGCAGAAGTTTAAATATGCCCGCTATATGCCCATGCTCTATTATCAAGGCCAGGTTGATGAACTCGAGAAGCAGTCCCAGCGAAACATGGGCAGGTTCATGAAAATCCTGCTGGTCAAACGACTCGAAAGCAGTTTCTTTGCATTCAGGAACTCCGTGGACAGATTCCTGCATTCCTACGAGATGTTCATCAGGGAATTTGACAACGGCAATGTCTATGTAAGCAAAAAGCACACGAATAAAATCTTTGAACTCTTGGAAAACGACGACGATGAAGCGGTGCAGCGCCTGATCGATGAAGGCAAAGCGCAGCAATACGACAGTAAAGAATTTAGTGAAGCACTGCGAACCGATTTGCAGCACGACCATGATATTCTTTTGGAAGTAAAAAAACTCTGGACGCATATTCAGCGCGACCCGAAATTACTAAAATTCCTGCGTGAACTGTCAACAGCTTCAGTCTTGAAAGAAAATCATCTCATCATCTTTACGGAATCCAAGGAGACAGCCAACTATCTGTTTAAAAACCTGCACGAGAAATACCCCGACCGTGTCTTGTGCTACACCGGCGATTCGGGTGAAGCCACGCGGGACAAAGTCATCGAAAACTTTGACGCGCGCGCAAGACATCCCAAAGATGATTACCGGATACTGGTTTCTACGGAAGTGTTGGCAGAAGGTGTGAACCTGCACCGCTCCGATACAGTCATCAATTATGATATCCCCTGGAACCCGACGCGCATGATGCAGCGGGTAGGCCGTATCAACCGGGTGGATACAAAGCATGATACAATCTACACCTTCAATTTCTTCCCCACAGTCCAGTCTAACGACCAGATCAAGCTCAAAGAGGCGGCAGAAGCGAAAATCAACGCTTTTCTGACGCTCCTGGGCGGAGACGCGGAGCTGTTAACCGAGGGCGAACCCATCGGCTCGCACGAACTCTTCAATCGCCTGTTTTCTAAGAAGACCATTGAAGGCGAGGATGAGGCAGGAGAGAGTGAATTGAAGTATCTCCATGCCATCAAAGAGATCCGCGATAAAGCCCCTGATCTGTTTGAAAAAATAAAACGCTTGCCCAAAAAGGCGCGCACGGCAAAGCATCACGCTGACCATGCGAGCACTCTGCTCACCTATTTCCGGCGGGGCAAACTGCAAAAATTCTTTCAAGCCGGCGCTAAACAGGAAGCAGTAGAGCTTGATTTCATCTCGGCGGCAAAAATACTGGAAAGCAATCCCGATGAGCCAAAGCAGAAGCTGCCGGGGCAGCTCTACGACCTGCTGGATAAAAACAAAGAAGCCTTCATTTTCGCGACTACCGAAGAAATGCCGCAACAGGCCTCAAGAGGCGGACGCGACAGCGCCGCGCAAATCTTGAAAATCCTGAAAGCAACAATGAAAAACACACAGAAGCTTACCGACGATCAGGAGACGTATCTTAAAAAGGTCATTGCCCGCCTCGAAGAAGGCAATCTGCCCAAGCAGACGACTAAGCAAACCCTGAAAGCCCTGGATGATCTGAAAAATGAAATCATCAATCCCTTTAAAGTGCTGGCAGTGCTTCAAACCAATATTCCGGCAAAACTTCTGGAAGAACACTATGCCGAACAGAACCCGGCAGTATTCGGCAAACGGGAAGTAATCCTGTCGATGTATTTAACAGGCGACTAAGTATGGATAACCAACAGGCGCGAAATCTGATAAAGACGACCTTTGAACAGCCCTTCGATAAGGTTCGTTTCACGTCCTTTGTCAAAAATCTATTGAATTCGTATGATGAGACTAAGGCATTCAGCAAACCGTTGACCGGTCAATATATCAGAGAATCATACAGAGACTTTATTAACAGCTTTGATCGAGTCGGCCGTTATTGCAATGGAGATACAGCCGTCGATATTCTGATTGTACATTTAAATCGAGCTGCTTCCGTTGAGAGGGCGCGTACCGCTCAGAGAAATTTTATTGCGGGTTATCTAAAAGGAGATTACGGCTCTACCTCTCAGAAGGATGCCGCGTTAGTTGCTTTTGTCTCCCCGGATGAATCAGACTGGCGTTTCTCGTTGGTCAGGATGGATTACAAATTCGAGCAGACCCCAACCGGCAAAATGAGGGTGAAAGAAGAATTCACGCCTGCCCGGCGCTGGTCCTTTCTCGTCGGCGCCAACGAAAACAGCCATACCGCCCAGAGTAGATTTCTTAAATTATTGGAGGATGATGACCGTCAACCGAATCTGACTCAACTGGAAGAAGCCTTCAGCATCGAGAAGGTTACGAAGGAATTCTTCGAGAAATACCGAATACTTTTCAATGATCTGAAAGATGCTCTCGATGATATCGTGAGACAAAACGAAAGCGTGGGGAAAGACTTTGCTGAAAAAGGAGTTGATACGGTCAACTTCGCCAAGAAGACATTAGGGCAGATCGTTTTTCTTTACTTCCTCCAGAAAAAAGGATGGTTCGGCGTCGCCAGGGACAAAGACTGGGGCACAGGCCCGAAAAACTTTCTCCGCCGTCTTTTTGAGGAAAAGAAATACACCAATTTTTTCAACGATATTCTTGAGCCGCTTTTCTACGAAGCTCTTGCCAGAGAGCGGGATCAGAACTACTACAGCCGCTTTAACTGCAAGATTCCTTTCCTGAACGGCGGCCTCTTCGATCCCATCAATGAGTATGATTGGGTCCATTCAGATATCCTCCTGCCCGACGCGTTGTTCTCCAATGATTACAAGACAAGGGAAGGCGACACCGGCACGGGGATTCTCGATGTCTTTGATCGCTATAACTTTACCGTCAAAGAAGACGAGCCTCTGGAGAGGGAAGTGGCCGTCGATCCGGAGATGCTGGGCAAGGTCTTTGAAAATCTTCTGGAAGTGAAGGATCGCAAATCAAAGGGAACCTATTACACACCCCGCGAAATCGTCCATTACATGTGTCAGGAAAGCCTCATCAACTATCTTGATTCGGAACTGGTCGGGACAGAGACCGATCTGTTCTTCGACAGAGAAGGCGTCGAAGACCTGATCCGTTTCGGTGAATTGATACGCGAAAACGATGCACGGGTACAGAAGGAGGGAAAAGAGACAAGAGACTATCGTTACAAAGTGCCTGCTTCGATACGCGATAGATCCGACCTCATCGATGAGAAGCTGGCGAACATACGGGTATGCGACCCCGCAGTGGGGTCAGGCGCCTTTCTCGTCGGCATGATGACGGAGATTGTAAAGGCGCGGCAAACCCTATCCACGTATATCGACACGGACGGCAAGCGAAGTCCTTATAATTTCAAGCGACATGCCATTCAAAATTCCCTGTATGGCGTGGATATCGATCCGGGGGCCGTGGAAATCGCCAAGCTTCGACTGTGGCTTTCCCTCATTGTTGACGAGGAGGATATCCGGGATATCAAGCCCCTGCCGAACCTGGATTACAAGATCATGCAGGGCAACAGCCTTCTGGAGGAGTTTGAAGGCATCAAACTCTTCGATGAAAAACTTATTACGGATACACCGCCCGATGAAACTGCCGTATTCAAAAAAGAAGTCAAAAGAAAACAGACGGCACTGCAGCGGGAATATTTCCGCCTGCAGAAAGCAGGTCTTCTTACGTCCCTGAAAAAACAGGATCTGGAGTTTGAACTTCAGGAACAGGCGGATTTCTTGAAGAAGCTGTCAAAACGCGAAGGGAAAATCCTTGAAGACATACCGCTTTTTGATTCCGACGCCAGGAAGAAGGCCGATGAACTCAACCAGCTTCATAAAGAGTTATTTGAATCTTCTCAGAAATCAAGAAAAGACGCAATCAAGACGCGCATCGATGCGATGGAGTGGGAACTGATCGAAGCCACACTGAGAGAGCAGAAAAAAGCAGCTTCCCTGAAAAGTCTTGAACAATACAAGAGAGCGAACGTTCGGCCCTTCTTTCTCTGGAAATTCCACTTTGCCGAGGCATTTCAGGAAAAAAGAGGTTTTGATGTGGTCATCGCCAATCCGCCTTATGTGCGCCAGGAGGCGATCAGGCCCCTGAAACCCCATCTCGCCAAAGCCTTTGGCGATTTTTACTGTGGCACGGCGGACATCTACACCTATTTTTATAAGCGCGGCATTGACCTCTTGAAACTTGGCGGCCATCTGTGTTTCATCGCGCCCAACAAATTCATGCGGGCCGGCTATGGAAAAAACACGCGCGTTCTGTTGACGACACGGGTCACGCCAAAACTGGTTATCGACTTCGGCGACCTGCCGATCTTCGACGCCACCACCTATCCATCCATTCTCCTCGTCGAAAAAAATCCCCCCTGTCCCCCCTTTGGAAAAGGGGGGACAGGGGGGATTTTCCTTGCTGCCACTTTTACCGATTCATCCCAACTGGAGAGGCTGGAAGAGACCCTATCGGATATTGCCTTTCCCATGCCTGTGGCAGCCCTTAAAAAGGAAGGCTGGAATCTGGAGCGTCCGGAAGTCCTGGCGTTGATGGAGAAGCTCAGGTCATCGGGCATCCCCTTGGGTGAATATGTCCAGGGTCGATTTTATCGGGGCATATTGACCGGCCTGAACGAGGCCTTTGTCATTGACGAGGCTACCCGAAAACAACTCATCACCGAAGATCCGAATAGCGCCGAACTGATCAAGCCGTGGTTACGTGGGCGGGATATTAAGAAATGGAAATCCACATGGGCAAACTATTCCATAATATTCACACGACGTGGAACTAATATTGAAAAATATCCTGCAATCAAGCACCATTTAGAACAATTCAAGGAGGATCTTGAACCAAAGAAATCAGACGAAGACAAGCGTGGGAGGAAACCTGGGCCATACAAATGGTTCGAGATTCAAGATAACATTGCGTATTTTAGTGAATTTGCAGAACCAAAGGTTATTCTTGGCCGCTTTATGAATAGGGCAATGTTTACATTTGACCGTGAATCATTCCTGCACAATGATGCGCTATATATGATTGCTGGTGTTGATGAATATGTCGTTGCATTACTAAATTCATCAACTTCGTGGTGGTTTTTGAAAAATATATGTACTGATCTTC
Protein-coding regions in this window:
- a CDS encoding nucleotidyltransferase domain-containing protein: MGTALKIDQLGTTLFGKTRRAILTLLYSHVDESFYLRQLTRSAGVGMGAVQRELKALVDAGIISRNVQGHQVYYQANSQSPIFKELKSLVMKTAGVGDVLRTALAPLADRIDAAFIYGSIARGEERKSSDIDVLIVGNVTFAEVTSALSSAQETIGREINPTVYPRTEFLSKVRAGHHFLSSVLGGEKLFLIGDKDELERMVE
- a CDS encoding type II toxin-antitoxin system prevent-host-death family antitoxin yields the protein MKGKIKRKTPEIVFRNGKPSAVIMDIKDYREILERLEDTEDLKMLDDMRKKPLKFKKVDDFLNEVDRRV
- a CDS encoding type II toxin-antitoxin system RelE/ParE family toxin, with amino-acid sequence MYEVYIERAAEKDLKKLPAEDFFHRIISTIKALSDEPRPSGCRKITGSKSDWRIRVGEYRIIYEINEKEKAVRIFRVKHRRDAYRYVKE
- a CDS encoding ORF6N domain-containing protein, coding for MKSLIPVEIIEKKILLLRGEKVMLDADLAELYAVETKMLIRAVKRNIDRFPSDFMIQLDKEEFKNLRFQFGTPSLWGGRRYPPYAFTEQGVAMLSSVLNSERAVQVNIAIMRTFVKLREMIASHKDLAKRLDALEKKYDAQFKVVFDAIRQLMEPAKTKRRRIGFLGENGKA
- a CDS encoding helicase-related protein, with the translated sequence MTTDLSFITNEKNQSLKDRFEVLIKDTSFFDCLVGYFYTSGFHALYRALEKTEKIRILIGISTNRQTFDLLDKASKQKQQVIEFSHAETKEEVEKQIEQELADSEDNREVEEGVNKFIDWVRDRKLEIRAYPSQNIHAKLYIMTFYEGDRDVGRVITGSSNFTQAGLIDNLEFNVELKNRSDYEFSRQKFDELWKDAVDVSEKYVQTIEEKTWLSQNITPYQLYLKFLYEYFKDELSQTDEVFVKYLPPEFKKLEYQEQAVLNAKKILLEYGGVFISDVVGLGKTYISAMLAGQLDGRSLVIAPPMLLEKANPGSWPNVFSDFRLSADFESLGKLDDLLYRGTEKYTNIIIDEAHRFRTETTMTYEKLAEICRGKRVILVTATPYNNAPKDILSLLKLFQPAKKSTIPNLPDLEGFFSRLDQKLKKLDRQKDYDKYILTVKENAREIREKVLKYLMVRRTRTEIEKYFSKDITQQGLKFPGVEKPTPLFYELNEKEDEIFGKTIALIAQKFKYARYMPMLYYQGQVDELEKQSQRNMGRFMKILLVKRLESSFFAFRNSVDRFLHSYEMFIREFDNGNVYVSKKHTNKIFELLENDDDEAVQRLIDEGKAQQYDSKEFSEALRTDLQHDHDILLEVKKLWTHIQRDPKLLKFLRELSTASVLKENHLIIFTESKETANYLFKNLHEKYPDRVLCYTGDSGEATRDKVIENFDARARHPKDDYRILVSTEVLAEGVNLHRSDTVINYDIPWNPTRMMQRVGRINRVDTKHDTIYTFNFFPTVQSNDQIKLKEAAEAKINAFLTLLGGDAELLTEGEPIGSHELFNRLFSKKTIEGEDEAGESELKYLHAIKEIRDKAPDLFEKIKRLPKKARTAKHHADHASTLLTYFRRGKLQKFFQAGAKQEAVELDFISAAKILESNPDEPKQKLPGQLYDLLDKNKEAFIFATTEEMPQQASRGGRDSAAQILKILKATMKNTQKLTDDQETYLKKVIARLEEGNLPKQTTKQTLKALDDLKNEIINPFKVLAVLQTNIPAKLLEEHYAEQNPAVFGKREVILSMYLTGD
- a CDS encoding Eco57I restriction-modification methylase domain-containing protein, with the translated sequence MDNQQARNLIKTTFEQPFDKVRFTSFVKNLLNSYDETKAFSKPLTGQYIRESYRDFINSFDRVGRYCNGDTAVDILIVHLNRAASVERARTAQRNFIAGYLKGDYGSTSQKDAALVAFVSPDESDWRFSLVRMDYKFEQTPTGKMRVKEEFTPARRWSFLVGANENSHTAQSRFLKLLEDDDRQPNLTQLEEAFSIEKVTKEFFEKYRILFNDLKDALDDIVRQNESVGKDFAEKGVDTVNFAKKTLGQIVFLYFLQKKGWFGVARDKDWGTGPKNFLRRLFEEKKYTNFFNDILEPLFYEALARERDQNYYSRFNCKIPFLNGGLFDPINEYDWVHSDILLPDALFSNDYKTREGDTGTGILDVFDRYNFTVKEDEPLEREVAVDPEMLGKVFENLLEVKDRKSKGTYYTPREIVHYMCQESLINYLDSELVGTETDLFFDREGVEDLIRFGELIRENDARVQKEGKETRDYRYKVPASIRDRSDLIDEKLANIRVCDPAVGSGAFLVGMMTEIVKARQTLSTYIDTDGKRSPYNFKRHAIQNSLYGVDIDPGAVEIAKLRLWLSLIVDEEDIRDIKPLPNLDYKIMQGNSLLEEFEGIKLFDEKLITDTPPDETAVFKKEVKRKQTALQREYFRLQKAGLLTSLKKQDLEFELQEQADFLKKLSKREGKILEDIPLFDSDARKKADELNQLHKELFESSQKSRKDAIKTRIDAMEWELIEATLREQKKAASLKSLEQYKRANVRPFFLWKFHFAEAFQEKRGFDVVIANPPYVRQEAIRPLKPHLAKAFGDFYCGTADIYTYFYKRGIDLLKLGGHLCFIAPNKFMRAGYGKNTRVLLTTRVTPKLVIDFGDLPIFDATTYPSILLVEKNPPCPPFGKGGTGGIFLAATFTDSSQLERLEETLSDIAFPMPVAALKKEGWNLERPEVLALMEKLRSSGIPLGEYVQGRFYRGILTGLNEAFVIDEATRKQLITEDPNSAELIKPWLRGRDIKKWKSTWANYSIIFTRRGTNIEKYPAIKHHLEQFKEDLEPKKSDEDKRGRKPGPYKWFEIQDNIAYFSEFAEPKVILGRFMNRAMFTFDRESFLHNDALYMIAGVDEYVVALLNSSTSWWFLKNICTDLQNGYLQAFKQNLFQIPVFPATDAQKAPIIERTRAILADPDSPDVPRLEAEINGLVYKLYRLKEEEIAIVEGKEK